In Citrus sinensis cultivar Valencia sweet orange chromosome 4, DVS_A1.0, whole genome shotgun sequence, one DNA window encodes the following:
- the LOC102613769 gene encoding germin-like protein subfamily 1 member 1 encodes MKISSKTIQLFLYSLALLLSLAKTDPPPLQDFCIADTASPSLFYNNGVPCLNPNSAVSSHFVTSALAKPGKTSGNIFGFNATLTNTKNLPGVNTMGLTMARIDIAANGIVPPHTHPRASEVTICLKGALLVGFVDTLGRLFTQQLRPGDSFVFPKGLIHFLYNMDSSKPALALSGLSSQNPGLQMTSMATFASKPPIPDEVLKKAFQITSQDISIIRKNLGG; translated from the coding sequence ATGAAAATCAGCTCTAAGACGATCCAATTGTTCCTTTATTCCCTAGCTCTTCTACTAAGCCTAGCAAAAACAGATCCACCTCCGCTACAAGATTTTTGCATTGCAGACACGGCATCACCTTCATTATTTTACAACAATGGGGTACCATGTCTCAATCCAAACTCGGCAGTTTCTTCCCATTTTGTCACATCAGCTCTAGCTAAGCCTGGCAAGACAAGTGGTAACATATTTGGGTTCAATGCCACCCTCACCAACACTAAAAATTTACCTGGGGTCAACACAATGGGCCTGACCATGGCCCGTATTGACATTGCTGCTAACGGGATCGTGCCACCGCACACCCACCCACGGGCCTCGGAGGTGACCATATGCCTTAAGGGAGCACTACTTGTAGGCTTTGTGGATACGTTGGGTCGTCTCTTCACGCAACAATTGCGGCCCGGTGACTCGTTTGTGTTCCCTAAAGGCTTGATTCATTTTCTCTACAACATGGACTCCTCAAAGCCTGCATTAGCCCTATCTGGGCTCAGTAGCCAAAACCCTGGACTCCAAATGACTTCGATGGCTACATTCGCTTCCAAACCACCAATCCCTGATGAAGTTTTAAAGAAAGCTTTTCAAATTACCAGTCAAGATATCTCCATAATAAGGAAAAACCTCGGTGGCTGA
- the LOC102613476 gene encoding probable galacturonosyltransferase-like 9, producing MMVGFRQYVAVLLVLSAPFCLGIRSIPSRSIDGGDFLGFDLFTEAPDYRNGRGCPVSANKITSSCDPSLVHVAMTLDSEYLRGSIAAVHSALKHASCPENIFFHFISAEFDSASPRVLTQLVRSTFPSLNFKVYIFREDTVINLISSSIREALENPLNYARNYLGDILDPCVDRVIYIDSDLVLVDDIHKLWDITLTKSKIIGAPEYCHANFTKYFTDNFWSDPLLSRVFGSRKPCYFNTGVMVMDLVRWREGNYRKRIENWMEIQRRKRIYDLGSLPPFLLVFAGNVEAIDHRWNQHGLGGDNVKGSCRSLHPGPVSLLHWSGKGKPWVRLDNKQPCPLDYLWEPYDLFKHSNRIKDHHQSSVLFPPSSSSLIGFSSFL from the coding sequence atgatgGTCGGTTTCCGACAATACGTCGCCGTGTTGCTCGTACTATCCGCACCGTTTTGTCTCGGGATTCGTTCTATACCGTCTCGATCAATCGACGGCGGAGATTTCTTGGGGTTTGACCTGTTCACTGAGGCACCCGACTACCGCAACGGCAGAGGCTGTCCGGTGTCAGCCAATAAGATAACGTCGTCATGTGACCCGTCTTTAGTCCACGTCGCCATGACTCTAGATTCCGAGTACCTGCGTGGCTCCATCGCAGCCGTCCATTCAGCTCTCAAACACGCCTCTTGCCCGGAGAACATCTTCTTCCATTTCATCTCAGCCGAGTTCGACTCTGCTAGCCCCAGAGTCTTGACTCAACTCGTCCGATCCACGTTCCCTTCGCTCAACTTCAAAGTATACATTTTCCGCGAAGACACAGTTATAAACTTGATCTCATCTTCAATTCGCGAAGCCTTAGAGAACCCATTGAACTACGCGAGAAACTACCTCGGCGACATCCTGGATCCTTGCGTTGACCGAGTCATTTACATCGACTCAGACCTCGTTCTCGTCGACGACATTCACAAACTCTGGGACATTACTTTAACGAAGTCCAAAATCATCGGGGCACCCGAATATTGCCACGCAAACTTCACAAAATACTTCACCGACAACTTCTGGTCCGACCCGCTTCTTTCCCGGGTATTCGGGTCGAGGAAACCTTGTTATTTTAACACGGGCGTGATGGTGATGGATTTGGTTAGGTGGCGTGAGGgaaattacagaaaaagaATTGAGAACTGGATGGAaatacaaagaagaaaaaggatttaTGATCTGGGTTCTTTGCCGCCGTTCTTGCTGGTGTTCGCCGGCAATGTGGAGGCGATCGATCACCGGTGGAATCAGCACGGCTTAGGGGGTGATAATGTGAAAGGAAGTTGCCGGTCGTTGCATCCCGGTCCGGTTAGTTTGTTACATTGGAGTGGAAAGGGGAAGCCTTGGGTGAGACTTGATAATAAGCAGCCTTGTCCGCTTGATTACCTTTGGGAGCCGTACGATCTTTTCAAGCATAGTAACAGAATCAAAGATCATCATCAGTCTTCAGTCTTGTTTCcgccttcttcttcttcattgatTGGTTTTTCCAGTTTTTTgtaa
- the LOC102613187 gene encoding pyruvate dehydrogenase E1 component subunit alpha, mitochondrial — MALSKLSSPSSLSTNILKPLTNSFLLHRPISTDTTPLTIETSVPFTSHQCEAPSRSVETTPKELLSFFRQMATMRRMEIAADSLYKAKLVRGFCHLYDGQEAVAIGMEAGITKKDSIITAYRDHCTFLGRGGTLLEVFSELMGRKDGCSHGKGGSMHFYKKDSGFYGGHGIVGAQIPLGCGLAFAQKYSKDETVTFALYGDGAANQGQLFEALNIAALWDLPAILVCENNHYGMGTAEWRAAKSPSYYKRGDYVPGLKVDGMDALAVKQACKFAKEHALKNGPMILEMDTYRYHGHSMSDPGSTYRTRDEISGVRQERDPIERIRKLILAHDLATEKELKDIEKEVRKEVDDAIAKAKESPMPEPSELFTNVYVKGYGVEVFGADRKEVRGVLP; from the exons ATGGCTCTATCAAAACTCTCCTCCCCGTCGTCTCTCTCCACGAATATCCTCAAACCCCTAACCAACTCCTTTCTCCTCCACCGTCCGATCTCCACCGACACCACACCCCTAACAATTGAAACATCCGTACCTTTCACGTCTCACCAATGCGAAGCGCCTTCACGCTCCGTCGAAACAACTCCAAAAGAACTCCTCTCATTCTTCCGCCAGATGGCTACCATGCGACGGATGGAGATCGCTGCCGATTCTCTCTACAAGGCAAAACTCGTCCGCGGATTCTGCCACCTGTATGACGGACAAGAAGCGGTGGCCATCGGCATGGAAGCCGGAATTACCAAGAAGGACAGCATCATAACCGCTTATCGTGATCACTGCACGTTCCTTGGTCGCGGTGGGACCCTCTTGGAGGTTTTCTCGGAGCTGATGGGGAGAAAGGACGGTTGTTCTCATGGAAAAGGTGGTTCGATGCATTTTTATAAGAAGGACTCCGGCTTTTACGGAGGCCACGGGATTGTTGGGGCTCAGATTCCTTTAGGCTGTGGATTGGCTTTCGCGCAGAAGTACTCGAAGGATGAAACGGTGACGTTTGCACTGTATGGAGACGGTGCAGCAAACCAGGGCCAGTTGTTCGAGGCTCTCAATATAGCAGCGCTTTGGGATCTGCCGGCGATTTTGGTCTGCGAGAATAATCACT ATGGAATGGGGACAGCTGAGTGGAGAGCGGCAAAGAGTCCCTCATACTACAAGCGTGGGGATTATGTTCCCGGTTTGAAG GTGGATGGCATGGATGCCCTTGCTGTCAAACAAGCATGCAAGTTTGCTAAGGAGCATGCCTTAAAGAATGGACCTATG ATACTTGAAATGGACACATACAGGTATCATGGTCACTCCATGTCTGACCCTGGAAGCACCTACCGTACTCGTGATGAGATCAGTGGTGTGAGACAG GAGCGTGATCCAATTGAAAGAATAAGAAAGTTAATATTAGCCCATGACCTAGCGACAGAGAAAGAGCTAAAG GACATTGAGAAGGAAGTAAGAAAAGAAGTAGATGATGCCATTGCCAAAGCCAAG GAGAGTCCCATGCCAGAGCCTTCTGAACTCTTCACAAATGTGTATGTGAAAGGTTATGGAGTTGAG GTATTTGGAGCAGACAGGAAAGAAGTTAGAGGCGTGCTTCCATAA
- the LOC102612885 gene encoding DExH-box ATP-dependent RNA helicase DExH15 chloroplastic, which translates to MYSHSILSRSTTFPVFANTKPFSFHQFHTLSRTLGFCIPKSLLSSNSIQFQASYKSPKSFFPTEHKLTDADEAADEYDDDIDDDDDEEAADEYDDVSGEVSDEIQQSDDEFEVSSDSSPAPSWREEFKWQRVEKLCNEVKEFGNEMIDVDELASIYDFRIDKFQRSSIEAFFRGSSVVVSAPTSSGKTLIAEAAAVATVAKQRRLFYTTPLKALSNQKFREFRETFGDNNVGLLTGDSAINREAQILIMTTEILRNMLYQSVGMVSSESGLFDVDVIVLDEVHYLSDISRGTVWEEIIIYCPKEVQIICLSATVANADELAGWIGQIHGKTELITSSRRPVPLTWYFSTKTALLPLLDEKGKHMNRKLSLNYLQLSTSEVKPYKDGGSRRRNSRKHTDMNSNNIVTSFGQHQLSKNSINAIRRSQVPQVIDTLWHLRSRDMLPAIWFIFNRRGCDAAIQYLEDCNLLDECEMSEVELALKRFRILYPDAVREPAIKGLLKGVAAHHAGCLPIWKSFIEELFQRGLVKVVFATETLAAGINMPARTAVLSSLSKRTASGRIQLTSNELFQMAGRAGRRGIDNRGHVVLVQTPYEGAEECCKLLFAGVEPLVSQFTASYGMVLNLLAGAKVMHLSNESDDMKALQAGRSLEEARKLVEQSFGNYVGSNVMLAAKDELCKIQKEIDVLTSEISDDAIDRKSRRLLSEAAYKEMANLQEELKAEKRFRTELRRRMELKRFSALKDILKDFENGHLPFLCLQYKDSEGVEHSVPAVYLGKFDSLDSSKLKNMASINDSFALNRLAQSNGDDYDTQDVKPSYYVALGSDNTWYTFTEKWIKTVYRIGFPNVALAQGDALPRETMSLLLDKGEMLWEKLADSEFGGLWCMEGSLETWSWSLNVPVLSSLSESDEVLHMSFEYHDAVENYKKQRTKVARLKKTIARTEGFKEYKKIVDTVKFTEEKIKRLKARSKRLTKRIEQIEPSGWKEFLRISNVIHETRALDINTQVIFPLGETAAAIRGENELWLAMVLRNKILLDLKPAQLAAVCASLVSEGIKVRLWKNNSSIYEPSTTVINVINVLDEHRSSFLELQEKHGVEIPCCLDSQFSGMVEAWASGLTWREMMMDCALDDGDLARLLRRTIDLLAQIPKLPDVDQRLQKNAVDASNVMDRPPISELAG; encoded by the exons ATGTACTCACACTCTATCCTCTCGCGTTCAACCACATTCCCAGTCTTCGCCAATACGAAACCGTTCTCATTTCATCAGTTTCACACTCTCTCGCGTACCCTTGGCTTTTGCATACCCAAATCACTTCTATCAtctaattcaattcaatttcaagccTCCTACAAGTCTCCTAAATCATTCTTCCCCACGGAGCACAAGCTCACCGACGCCGACGAAGCAGCAGATGAGTACGACGATGATatcgacgacgacgacgatgaAGAAGCCGCCGACGAGTACGACGACGTTTCTGGCGAGGTCTCGGATGAAATTCAACAAAGTGATGACGAATTCGAAGTTTCTTCGGATTCGTCCCCGGCGCCGTCTTGGCGCGAAGAGTTTAAATGGCAGAGAGTGGAGAAGTTGTGTAATGAAGTTAAAGAATTCGGCAATGAAATGATCGATGTCGATGAACTCGCCTCTATTTACGACTTTCGTATCGACAAATTTCAG cGATCATCTATTGAAGCATTTTTTAGAGGTTCTTCGGTGGTGGTTTCTGCGCCGACAAGCAGCGGAAAAACTTTGATTGCTGAAGCTGCGGCAGTTGCCACAGTAGCTAAACAACGTCGTTTATTCTATACAACACCTCTTAAGGCATTGTCTAACCAGAAGTTTCGTGAGTTTCg GGAGACGTTTGGTGACAATAATGTTGGTCTTCTCACTGGAGATTCTGCCATCAACAGAGAAGCTCAGATTTTAATAATGACTACTGAGATTTTGCGCAACATGTTGTATCAGAG TGTTGGGATGGTTTCTTCTGAGAGTGGTCTTTTTGATGTTGACGTGATTGTTTTGGATGAAGTTCATTATTTAAGTGATATATCTCGGGGCACAGTATGGGAGGAGATA ATAATTTATTGTCCAAAAGAAGTTCAAATTATATGCCTGTCAGCGACTGTTGCAAATGCAGATGAGCTAGCTGGCTGGATTGGTCAG ATTCATGGTAAAACTGAGTTAATAACATCATCCAGACGTCCAGTTCCGCTGACTTGGTACTTCTCGACAAAGACTGCATTACTACCTCTTCTTGATGAAAAGGGAAAACATATGAACAG GAAGCTCTCACTCAATTATTTACAACTTTCTACCTCGGAAGTTAAACCATACAAGGATGGTGGCTCTAGACGAAGGAATTCAAGAAAACATACTGACATGAACTCTAATAATATTGTTACCAGCTTTGGGCAACATCAACTTTCCAAGAATAGCATTAATGCAATTCGTCGGTCACAG gtTCCTCAAGTTATTGATACATTATGGCACCTCAGGTCAAGGGATATGCTACCAGcaatttggtttatttttaacaGGAGAGGATGTGATGCAGCCATCCAGTACCTTGAAGATTGTAATCTACTGGATGAATGTGAGATGAGCGAAGTTGAACTGGCCTTGAAGAGGTTCCGGATTCTGTATCCTGATGCTGTCAGGGAGCCTGCCATAAAAGGACTTCTTAAAGGGGTTGCAGCACATCATGCTGGCTGTCTTCCTATATGGAAATCATTCATTGAAGAGCTTTTTCAACGAGGACTTGTTAAGGTAGTCTTTGCTACTGAAACACTTGCTGCTGGAATTAACATGCCTGCTAGGACAGCTGTCCTCTCATCTCTCAGCAAAAGGACTGCTAGTGGACGCATCCAGTTAACATCAAATGAACTGTTTCAAATGGCAGGTCGTGCTGGACGCAGAGGCATTGATAATAGGGGTCATGTGGTGTTGGTTCAGACCCCTTATGAAGGTGCAGAAGAGTGTTGTAAGCTTTTATTTGCTGGAGTTGAACCTCTTGTATCACAATTCACTGCTTCTTATGGAATGGTGCTGAATCTCCTTGCTGGTGCAAAAGTTATGCATTTATCAAATGAATCTGATGACATGAAAGCTTTACAAGCAGGTAGAAGTTTGGAAGAAGCTAGGAAATTAGTGGAGCAGAGTTTTGGAAACTATGTTGGGAGCAATGTAATGCTTGCAGCGAAAGATGAGCTTTGTAAAATACAGAAAGAGATTGATGTGCTGACTTCAGAAATTAGTGATGATGCTATAGACAGGAAAAGCAGGAGACTTTTGTCGGAGGCGGCATATAAGGAGATGGCCAATCTACAGGAAGAGTTGAAGGCAGAAAAACGCTTTCGGACTGAACTGCGAAGAAGGATGGAACTGAAGAGATTCTCTGCCctgaaagatattttaaaggaTTTTGAAAATGGACACTTACCTTTTTTGTGTTTGCAGTACAAAGATTCCGAAGGAGTTGAACACTCAGTCCCTGCTGTTTATTTGGGGAAGTTTGACTCACTTGATAGTTCAAAACTTAAGAACATGGCCTCAATCAATGATTCTTTTGCACTAAATAGATTAGCTCAGTCAAATGGGGATGACTATGATACTCAAGATGTCAAACCATCTTACTATGTGGCTCTTGGTTCAGATAATACTTGGTACACATTTACAGAAAAGTGGATCAAAACTGTATATAGGATAGGCTTCCCTAATGTGGCTTTAGCTCAAGGAGATGCTTTGCCACGGGAAACAATGAGTCTCCTTCTGGATAAGGGGGAAATGCTGTGGGAAAAGCTTGCTGATTCTGAATTTGGTGGTTTATGGTGTATGGAAGGATCTCTAGAAACATGGTCGTGGAGTTTAAATGTGCCAGTTTTAAGTAGTCTTTCTGAAAGTGATGAGGTGTTGCACATGTCATTTGAATACCATGATGCTGtagaaaattacaagaaacaACGAACAAAAGTAGCGCGTTTAAAGAAAACGATAGCACGTACAGAAGGCTTCAAAGAATACAAGAAAATTGTAGACACAGTCAAGTTTACTGAGGAAAAGATCAAACGTTTGAAGGCTAGATCAAAACGTTTGACCAAAAGAATAGAGCAAATTGAACCATCTGGTTGGAAAGAGTTTTTGAGGATTAGCAATGTCATACATGAAACTAGGGCATTGGATATTAACACACAAGTAATTTTTCCATTGGGTGAAACTGCAGCTGCAATTCGAGGAGAAAATGAACTCTGGCTCGCAATGGTTCTTAGAAACAAAATCTTGCTAGATTTAAAGCCTGCACAACTTGCTGCTGTTTGTGCAAGTTTAGTCTCTGAAGGAATCAAAGTTCGATTATGGAAGAATAACAGCTCTATATATGAACCTTCCACTACTGTTATCAATGTCATTAACGTTTTGGATGAGCATAGAAGCTCATTCTTGGAACTTCAAGAGAAGCATGGGGTAGAGATACCATGCTGTTTGGATAGCCAATTTTCTGGCATGGTGGAAGCCTGGGCTTCTGGTCTGACTTGGAGGGAAATGATGATGGATTGTGCCCTGGACGACGGGGATCTAGCTCGCCTCTTAAGACGAACAATTGACCTATTGGCTCAGATTCCTAAATTGCCTGATGTTGATCAAAGGCTGCAAAAGAATGCTGTGGATGCCTCTAATGTGATGGATCGACCTCCAATAAGTGAGCTAGCTGGATAA